In one window of Thermus oshimai DSM 12092 DNA:
- a CDS encoding V-type ATP synthase subunit A — protein sequence MIQGVIQKIAGPAVIAKGMTGARMYDICKVGHEGLVGEIIRLDGDTAFVQVYEDTSGLKVGEPVVSTGLPLAVELGPGMLNGIYDGIQRPLERIREKTGIYISRGVVVHALDRERKWAWTPRVKPGDEVRGGMVLGTVPEFAFTHKILVPPDVRGRVKEVKPAGEYTVEEPVVILEDGTELRMYHTWPVRRARPVQRKLDPNTPFLTGMRILDVLFPVAMGGTAAIPGPFGSGKTVTQQSLAKWSNADVVVYVGCGERGNEMTDVLVEFPELTDPKTGGPLMHRTVLIANTSNMPVAAREASIYVGVTIAEYFRDQGFSVALMADSTSRWAEALREISSRLEEMPAEEGYPPYLAARLAAFYERSGKVITLGGEEGAVTIVGAVSPPGGDMSEPVTQSTLRIVGAFWRLDASLAFRRHFPAINWNGSYSLFTPALDPWYREHVAPDYPELRDTISELLQREAGLQEIVQLVGPDALQDAERLIIEVGRIIREDFLQQNAYHEVDAYCSMPKAYGIMKMILAFYKEAEAAIKRGVSIDEILQLPVVERIGRARYVTEEAFPAYLEEALKEIEGAFKALA from the coding sequence ATGATCCAAGGTGTCATCCAGAAGATTGCGGGCCCGGCCGTCATCGCCAAGGGCATGACCGGGGCCCGGATGTACGACATCTGCAAGGTGGGGCACGAGGGCCTGGTGGGGGAGATCATCCGCCTGGATGGGGACACCGCCTTCGTCCAGGTGTACGAGGACACCTCGGGCCTCAAGGTGGGCGAGCCCGTGGTCTCCACGGGGCTTCCTTTGGCGGTGGAGCTCGGCCCCGGGATGCTGAACGGCATCTACGACGGCATCCAGCGTCCCCTGGAGCGCATCCGGGAGAAGACGGGCATCTACATCAGCCGGGGCGTGGTGGTCCACGCCCTGGACCGGGAGCGCAAATGGGCCTGGACCCCCAGGGTGAAGCCCGGGGACGAGGTGCGGGGGGGGATGGTGCTCGGCACCGTGCCCGAGTTCGCCTTCACCCACAAGATCCTGGTGCCCCCGGACGTGAGGGGCCGGGTGAAGGAGGTCAAGCCCGCGGGCGAGTACACCGTGGAGGAGCCGGTGGTGATCCTGGAGGACGGCACCGAGCTCAGGATGTACCACACCTGGCCCGTGCGCCGCGCCCGCCCCGTGCAAAGGAAGCTTGACCCCAACACCCCCTTCCTCACGGGCATGCGCATCCTGGACGTCCTCTTCCCCGTGGCCATGGGGGGGACGGCGGCCATCCCCGGGCCCTTTGGGAGCGGCAAGACCGTGACCCAGCAGTCCCTGGCCAAGTGGTCCAACGCCGACGTGGTGGTCTACGTGGGCTGCGGGGAGCGGGGGAACGAGATGACGGACGTTCTCGTGGAGTTCCCCGAGCTCACCGACCCCAAGACCGGCGGCCCCCTCATGCACCGCACCGTGCTCATCGCCAACACCTCCAACATGCCCGTGGCCGCCCGCGAGGCCAGCATCTACGTGGGGGTGACCATCGCCGAGTACTTCCGCGACCAGGGCTTCTCCGTGGCCCTCATGGCCGACTCCACCAGCCGCTGGGCGGAGGCGCTGCGGGAGATCTCTAGCCGCCTGGAGGAGATGCCCGCGGAAGAGGGCTACCCCCCTTACCTCGCGGCCCGTCTGGCGGCCTTCTACGAGCGCTCGGGCAAGGTCATCACCTTAGGGGGCGAGGAGGGGGCGGTGACCATCGTGGGCGCGGTCTCCCCTCCGGGCGGCGACATGTCCGAGCCCGTGACCCAGTCCACCCTGCGCATCGTGGGGGCCTTCTGGCGGCTGGACGCCTCCCTGGCCTTCCGCCGCCACTTCCCCGCCATCAACTGGAACGGCTCCTACAGCCTCTTCACTCCGGCCCTGGACCCCTGGTACCGGGAGCACGTGGCCCCCGACTACCCCGAGCTCCGGGACACGATTTCCGAGCTCCTCCAGCGGGAGGCCGGCCTGCAGGAGATCGTCCAGCTGGTGGGGCCCGATGCCCTCCAGGACGCGGAAAGGCTCATCATCGAGGTGGGCCGGATCATCCGCGAGGACTTCCTCCAGCAGAACGCCTACCACGAGGTGGACGCCTACTGCTCCATGCCCAAGGCCTACGGCATCATGAAGATGATCCTGGCCTTCTACAAGGAGGCCGAGGCGGCCATCAAGCGCGGGGTTTCCATTGACGAGATTCTCCAGCTCCCCGTGGTGGAGCGCATCGGCCGCGCCCGCTACGTCACGGAGGAGGCCTTCCCCGCCTATCTGGAGGAGGCCCTGAAGGAGATTGAGGGCGCCTTTAAGGCCCTGGCCTAA
- a CDS encoding V-type ATP synthase subunit F, giving the protein MAVIAHPETAQGFLLAGLEAYGASTPEEAKARLSELVQSKDYALVAVDGSLLPDPEKAVEKLMRGRDLPVLLSIAGLKEAFQNPDVEAYMRALVRETIGFDIKL; this is encoded by the coding sequence ATCGCGGTGATCGCCCATCCCGAGACCGCCCAGGGGTTCCTTTTGGCGGGCCTCGAGGCCTATGGGGCCTCCACCCCCGAGGAGGCCAAGGCCCGGCTTTCCGAGCTCGTCCAGAGCAAGGACTACGCCCTGGTGGCCGTGGACGGAAGCCTCCTCCCCGATCCGGAGAAGGCGGTGGAGAAGCTCATGCGGGGGCGGGACCTGCCCGTCCTCCTGTCCATCGCGGGGCTAAAGGAGGCCTTCCAGAACCCCGACGTGGAGGCCTACATGCGCGCCTTGGTGCGCGAGACCATCGGCTTTGACATCAAGCTTTAG
- a CDS encoding V-type ATPase subunit translates to MADDFAYLNARVRARRAGLLKESFFQEALDLPFPDFLRLLSETPYGQDLAGQALGDVDRAVERTQARLVGDLFRLVTGEAREAVRLLLLRNDLTNLLAVLRAKATGRPLEEVALLPGTLKEGLWPLLYEAQDAASLAQLLAVPGHPLARALRQALRETQDPARLEALLAKRFYEELSKGAKGLDQPALRDYLALEVDAENILNAFKFQGESLPPEEVFIRGGRFLDRVAFARLLEGDYAVLDELSGTPLAPLAGVRDLKEAARRLRCVLLKEARKGLNDPLGAGLALAYVKEREWEGQRLRLIARKAYYGLPRAQVEEEVTCS, encoded by the coding sequence ATGGCGGACGATTTCGCTTACCTCAACGCGCGCGTCCGGGCCCGGCGGGCGGGCCTCCTCAAGGAGAGCTTCTTCCAGGAGGCCCTGGACCTGCCCTTCCCTGACTTCCTCCGCCTCCTTTCCGAAACCCCCTACGGCCAGGACCTGGCGGGCCAGGCCCTAGGGGACGTGGACCGGGCGGTGGAAAGGACCCAGGCCCGGCTGGTGGGGGACCTCTTCCGGCTGGTCACGGGGGAGGCCCGGGAGGCGGTGCGCCTCCTCCTCCTGAGAAACGACCTCACCAACCTTCTCGCCGTCCTCCGGGCCAAGGCCACGGGCCGCCCCTTGGAGGAGGTGGCCCTCCTGCCCGGGACCCTCAAGGAGGGCCTCTGGCCCCTTCTCTACGAGGCCCAGGACGCGGCCAGCCTGGCCCAGCTCTTGGCCGTGCCCGGCCACCCCCTGGCCCGGGCCCTGAGGCAGGCCCTGCGGGAGACCCAGGACCCGGCCCGCCTCGAGGCCCTGCTCGCCAAGCGCTTCTACGAGGAGCTCTCCAAGGGGGCCAAGGGCCTGGACCAGCCCGCCCTTAGGGACTACCTGGCCCTGGAGGTGGACGCGGAGAACATCCTGAACGCCTTCAAGTTCCAGGGGGAAAGCCTCCCTCCGGAGGAGGTCTTCATCCGGGGCGGGCGCTTTTTGGACCGGGTGGCCTTCGCCCGCCTCCTGGAGGGGGACTACGCCGTGCTGGACGAGCTTTCCGGCACCCCCCTTGCCCCCCTGGCGGGGGTGCGGGACCTCAAGGAGGCGGCCCGCCGCCTGCGGTGCGTCCTCCTCAAGGAGGCCAGGAAGGGCCTGAACGACCCCTTGGGGGCGGGGCTGGCCCTGGCCTACGTGAAGGAGCGGGAGTGGGAGGGCCAGCGCCTGAGGCTCATCGCCCGTAAGGCCTACTATGGCCTTCCCCGGGCCCAGGTGGAGGAGGAGGTGACCTGCTCGTGA
- a CDS encoding V-type ATP synthase subunit E: MSKLEAILSQEVEAEIRAILEGARKEAEGLLAEARAKAEALVSAKEKAVKAAFQAALKRAESAGELLLSTARAQARGEVLDGVRAQVEEALSALPQDPRWPEILRKLAEEALSALPEPEALLAHPEDLPHLEDLARARGLELRPDPALRLGVRAVGRGGKTQVENSVLSRLARAWDALSAKVAQVLWG; the protein is encoded by the coding sequence ATGTCTAAGCTGGAAGCCATCCTGAGCCAAGAGGTGGAGGCGGAGATCCGCGCCATCCTGGAGGGGGCGAGGAAGGAGGCGGAAGGCCTCCTGGCCGAGGCCCGGGCCAAGGCCGAGGCCCTGGTTTCCGCCAAGGAAAAGGCGGTGAAGGCCGCTTTCCAAGCCGCCCTCAAGCGGGCGGAAAGCGCCGGGGAGCTCCTCCTTTCCACCGCCCGGGCCCAGGCCAGGGGGGAGGTGCTGGACGGGGTGCGGGCCCAGGTGGAGGAGGCCCTCTCCGCCCTGCCCCAAGACCCCCGCTGGCCCGAGATCCTGAGGAAGCTTGCGGAAGAGGCCCTATCCGCCCTGCCCGAGCCCGAGGCCCTCTTGGCCCACCCGGAGGACCTGCCCCACCTCGAGGACTTGGCCAGGGCCCGGGGCCTGGAGCTCCGCCCCGACCCCGCCCTGCGCCTGGGGGTGCGGGCCGTGGGCCGGGGGGGGAAGACCCAGGTGGAGAACTCGGTCCTCTCCCGTCTTGCGCGGGCCTGGGATGCCCTTTCGGCCAAGGTGGCCCAGGTCCTTTGGGGCTAA
- a CDS encoding ATP synthase subunit C, whose amino-acid sequence MKKLLAVLFLAVFGALAFAAEEAAASGGLDRGLIAVGMGLAVGLAALGTGVAQARIGAAGVGAIAEDRGNFGTALIFLLLPETLVIFGLLIAFILNGKL is encoded by the coding sequence ATGAAGAAGCTACTGGCGGTTCTTTTCCTGGCGGTGTTCGGCGCGTTGGCCTTTGCGGCGGAGGAGGCGGCGGCCTCCGGGGGTCTGGACCGGGGCCTCATCGCCGTGGGCATGGGTCTGGCGGTGGGCCTGGCCGCCCTGGGCACGGGTGTGGCCCAGGCCCGCATCGGGGCCGCGGGCGTGGGGGCCATCGCGGAGGACCGGGGCAACTTCGGTACCGCCCTCATCTTCCTCCTCCTGCCCGAGACCCTGGTGATCTTCGGCCTGCTCATCGCCTTCATCCTGAACGGCAAGCTCTAA